ACAACTGTTTAGCCTCCGCATTAGAAACATCCGGCTGTGTTACCGGCATAAACAGGATAGTCCCCTCGTCTAAAGGTGGCATAAACTCGCTGCCTAAGCTTAATAACAAGGGAATACTGATCAGCAGGGCTATTACATTGATGGTTAACGTTGTCTTGCGCCAGGTAACGCACCATTTCAATACAGGCCGGTAAGCTTTTTCCAAACCCCGATTCAGTGGGTTGCGGTCATCCGTCCTCAATTTCCCTTTCAGGAAAAAAGAGATCAGCACCGGCGCCAGTGTTACCGCGAGGATAGCATCAATGGCCAGAATAAATGTTTTTGTCCACGCCAGAGGCCCAAACAATTTGCCTTCCTGTCCTTCCAATAGAAACACCGGCAGAAAGGAAGCAACAATGATGAGCGTGGAAAAGAACACACCACGCCCCACCTGCTTACAGGATGCTTCTATGATTTTAATTCGTTCTGCTGTGGTCATGACTTTTCTTTTTTTTGTGCGATGGATAAGTTCCGATGCGAGTTCTCGACCATCACTATCCCGTTATCAACGATCACCCCGATGGCCAAAGCGATACCGGTTAACGACATGATATTGGAACTGATACCAAAGGCATTTAGTAAAATGAAACTTGCCGCTATTGTGATTGGAATTTGAATAATAATACTCAAAGCACTGCGAAGGCTAAACAGGAACAGGATAACTATAATGGAAACAGTGATCATCTCTTCGATCAGCGTATGCTTTACAGAATTGACCGCACTTTCAATCAATTCGCTGCGGTCATACGCTATGTTAAAACTGACACCGGGAGGTAATCCTTTTTTAATATCAGCCATCTTATCCTTTACAGCATGGATCACCCTGTCGGCATTTTCGCCATAACGCATCACAACAATCCCCCCAACAGCTTCGCCGTCGCCGTTCCGGTCAAATATTCCCAGGCGTTCATCGCCGCCCATCTGTACGGTGGCCACATCTTTAATTTTTACCGGGATGGTGTTTATCGCCCCGATAGGGATTTGTTCGACATCGCCTAAGCTTTTGATATAACCCAGACCGCGGACAATATATCCCGTGCCGTTCATTTCAAACTTGCGTCCGCCAACATCGTTGTTATTGCTTTTTACCGCTTTGAGCACCTGCCCTAAGGGGATGTTATAATAATTAAGTTTATGCGGGTCAATAGTCACCTGGTATTGCTTTTCAAAGCCACCGAAAGAGGCTACTTCGCTGACACCGGGAACGGTTTGCAGGCTTAATTTTACATACCAGTCCTGTAACGCCCTTTGCTCACCCAGGTTCATACCTTTGGCATTAAGCGTATACCACAGCACATGGCCAACACCCGTGCCATCCGGCCCCAATGTGGGTGTAATCCCTTCGGGCAGCAAACGCTGCGCATAATTGAGCCTTTCCAGCACCCGGCTTCGCGCCCAGTAAACGTCTGCTTTGTCGTCGAAAACGATATACACAAAACTCATCCCGAACATGGAGGTCGCACGGATGGCTTTTACCTTTGGGATACCCTGGAGGTTGCTCACCAGCGGATAGGTCACCTGGTCTTCCATAATCTGCGGGCTGCGTCCCTGCCATTCGGTAAATACGATCACCTGGTTGTCTGACAGGTCGGGTATGGCATCGATCGGGTTTATACTGACCGAATAAGCTCCCCAAGCGAAAAGACCGATCGCGGTCAGCATAACAATATACCGGTTTTTCAATGACAAGGAAATCAGATAGTTGATCATGGCTTTGCTTTTTTTTCTACAAGGGTCATGCCGCATTTATGGCATTTCCCGGGTTTATCGGCAATTACTTCCGGGTGCATGGTACAAGTGTATTCCACTTTGCGTGTGCCCAAAGTTTTGGTGGTATCAGTTGCGGTGCCGCGGTTGACGGGTCGCTGCTGATCGCAGGCCGTTAAAAATAACAGGCCACAAATAGCAACAGTAGATGCCCAACAGGTTGCTTTTTTCATGTGCTGGTTGTTTCAAATAAATAGCATAAGGCAAGCCCTATACGTAATAACTAAAATAGTCGTGGATTAAAAGAAATGGGGGTGGCCGCATACAGGACGCAAGGGCCATTGCAACCCTCAGATCAGGTAAGTACAGTTGAGCGTATAAAATGGAATATCCGGGTGTACTGGTGGCGAGTTTGCACCGTAACGGGTGTTTGTGGATTGCTCTTTAAAAGGATTAACAGAAGCCCAGTGGATGATAGTGGGTAATAATGCCGGAGCGGGCGAACTAAACTCGAAGGCAGCCGTATTCACATGACTGTCTTTTACTTTGAAACTTTGCTTTTCGTGCTTGCAGCAATTATTCTTTTTTGCGGACGCTTCACCGGCGTTATCTGCCGCCCCATAGATTAGTGTAACAGAGGCGAGCTTGCCGCAGCAATAAAAACGGTTAACCCCGATACCCACCAGGGATAAAAGGTAAACTGCCGTTAATAAAATGAGGGCGGTCCGTTTCACGAATCAAAAATACTAAATTTATATGTGTTGCTAAAGTACCGTTAATACCTGAGACCGCTTTTATATAATTCCGTTAAAAATTTACATTCTATTGCAGTTGTCAACTTTCAGATTTTATAAATCGCTTTTTTGGAGATGCTGAACTTGGTGGCGTTAAAATAGGTCTATTTTAATAGCAGAAAATTAAATGGGCGCTGTTAAGAGGAGGAGTGAACCATAAAACATAAAAGCCTCAAAATCTAATGATTTCAGGCTTTTAACTTTCCGGGTAGCAGGAGGGCTTTTGAACTATGGCGTGAGCGTGGATGCTGAGAATCTGAATTGTTTAGTGTGGACGCTTAAACGGGCGGGGTTACTTCACTTGTGCAAGCTTATATTCTTTTTTAACTGCTTTTACCAAATCGGTCGCTGTTTCATCCAGTCCTTCGTAGTATTCGCCATTTTTAAAATGGGGTGTGATGTCATGTTTGATGATATTCCGGCATATCGCATTAGTAACGGTTTTTTGAATAGTTATACCCGTTATAACGGCCGCTTTGCCATCATCCATAGCAATTAACACCAGAAGATCATTGTCTGTGTCTTTGTTTCCTTCAGACCAGCTTAGGAGCAGTTTTCGTCCAAACGTCAGGATGTCGCTGTTGCCCACCGTTTTGATGATGATCACATCAA
Above is a window of Mucilaginibacter ginsenosidivorans DNA encoding:
- a CDS encoding efflux RND transporter permease subunit, producing the protein MINYLISLSLKNRYIVMLTAIGLFAWGAYSVSINPIDAIPDLSDNQVIVFTEWQGRSPQIMEDQVTYPLVSNLQGIPKVKAIRATSMFGMSFVYIVFDDKADVYWARSRVLERLNYAQRLLPEGITPTLGPDGTGVGHVLWYTLNAKGMNLGEQRALQDWYVKLSLQTVPGVSEVASFGGFEKQYQVTIDPHKLNYYNIPLGQVLKAVKSNNNDVGGRKFEMNGTGYIVRGLGYIKSLGDVEQIPIGAINTIPVKIKDVATVQMGGDERLGIFDRNGDGEAVGGIVVMRYGENADRVIHAVKDKMADIKKGLPPGVSFNIAYDRSELIESAVNSVKHTLIEEMITVSIIVILFLFSLRSALSIIIQIPITIAASFILLNAFGISSNIMSLTGIALAIGVIVDNGIVMVENSHRNLSIAQKKEKS
- a CDS encoding HYC_CC_PP family protein → MKRTALILLTAVYLLSLVGIGVNRFYCCGKLASVTLIYGAADNAGEASAKKNNCCKHEKQSFKVKDSHVNTAAFEFSSPAPALLPTIIHWASVNPFKEQSTNTRYGANSPPVHPDIPFYTLNCTYLI
- a CDS encoding heavy metal-binding domain-containing protein encodes the protein MKKATCWASTVAICGLLFLTACDQQRPVNRGTATDTTKTLGTRKVEYTCTMHPEVIADKPGKCHKCGMTLVEKKAKP
- a CDS encoding TPM domain-containing protein, with translation MKKVILFCLILLPFFLKAQNMPRPPSYIGDYTNTLSDTAKIKLTARLKALDIPHNGRIDVIIIKTVGNSDILTFGRKLLLSWSEGNKDTDNDLLVLIAMDDGKAAVITGITIQKTVTNAICRNIIKHDITPHFKNGEYYEGLDETATDLVKAVKKEYKLAQVK